A genome region from Thermoplasma sp. Kam2015 includes the following:
- a CDS encoding MqnA/MqnD/SBP family protein, with amino-acid sequence MISIIDFAHSDPLYLGFENKAIVVRNNPFKNLDLVLSGDVQIGMVSLVSYLENAESLRLLKTANIHSLNKTISTILISRANRLKKEITVAITSNTRTTELYLDLVLSRLGIDHKFVHSDRKEADDLLSLAEYALLNGDEALAVYRTRINILMDVGSAFARIFHISPVYAVSVSRIEEDPDTAALDSAVVRSAEFKRECARSLADRLKIPGTVAEDYYKTILYDYDTHVSETIEFVKKAYESRARDGLSSSMFR; translated from the coding sequence ATGATATCCATAATAGACTTCGCTCACAGCGATCCCCTTTACCTGGGGTTCGAAAACAAGGCCATCGTGGTGCGCAATAATCCATTCAAAAATCTTGATCTGGTGCTTTCCGGAGACGTTCAGATAGGCATGGTCTCCTTGGTCTCTTATCTGGAGAACGCCGAGAGTTTGCGCCTTCTGAAGACTGCAAATATACACTCACTGAACAAGACGATATCGACGATTCTGATATCGAGGGCGAACAGACTGAAGAAGGAGATCACAGTTGCCATAACGTCCAATACCAGAACAACCGAACTCTATCTGGATCTCGTGCTGTCAAGGCTTGGAATAGATCATAAATTCGTGCATTCCGATCGGAAGGAAGCCGACGATCTTTTATCTCTTGCCGAATATGCACTGCTGAATGGTGACGAAGCCCTGGCCGTATACAGAACAAGGATCAACATACTTATGGACGTGGGCAGTGCGTTCGCACGCATATTTCACATTTCTCCAGTTTACGCCGTGTCAGTTTCGAGGATCGAGGAAGATCCAGATACAGCAGCGCTGGATAGTGCAGTGGTGAGATCCGCAGAATTCAAGAGGGAGTGTGCCAGATCCCTCGCCGATCGCCTGAAGATACCAGGTACCGTGGCGGAAGATTACTACAAAACGATACTATACGATTACGATACCCATGTATCTGAAACAATAGAGTTCGTGAAAAAGGCCTATGAATCAAGGGCTAGGGATGGTCTATCATCTTCCATGTTCCGCTGA